A genome region from Schlesneria paludicola DSM 18645 includes the following:
- a CDS encoding sigma-70 family RNA polymerase sigma factor, translating into MSDSSVSKDRLVEECQGLVRFLAQQIRSRTPSWVELDDLIGYGQVGLMQAARDFDPAQGTKFSTYAYYRIRGAIFDGVNKLNWCRSSRDAEFKFEQTADSVIQTNSGTTPPSESIAQEASWFTRTAGALAISYLAAADGEGRTADVVDKSAKAPWAGMVQRETHLQLADAIGRLPADAAALVRAVYYEDRTLQEAADQLKISKSWASRMHARALEQMARHMKQANFGDTPNDDDDDP; encoded by the coding sequence ATGTCAGACAGTTCCGTCTCCAAAGATCGGCTGGTCGAAGAATGTCAGGGACTGGTGCGTTTTCTCGCGCAACAGATTCGATCTCGTACGCCATCATGGGTCGAACTCGACGATCTGATTGGCTATGGCCAGGTCGGATTGATGCAGGCTGCGCGTGACTTTGACCCCGCCCAGGGAACGAAGTTTTCGACATACGCCTACTATCGGATTCGCGGAGCGATCTTTGACGGGGTTAATAAACTGAACTGGTGTCGTTCATCGCGCGATGCCGAGTTCAAATTTGAACAAACGGCCGATTCGGTGATTCAAACCAATTCCGGCACGACACCACCAAGTGAATCGATCGCGCAGGAAGCATCGTGGTTCACTCGAACCGCGGGTGCCTTGGCAATTTCCTATTTGGCCGCTGCGGATGGTGAGGGACGGACCGCAGATGTCGTCGATAAATCTGCAAAAGCGCCCTGGGCGGGAATGGTCCAACGTGAAACTCATCTTCAGTTGGCCGATGCCATCGGACGTCTTCCCGCCGACGCAGCCGCACTCGTCCGTGCCGTTTACTATGAAGATCGGACACTTCAGGAAGCGGCCGATCAGCTAAAGATCAGTAAGAGCTGGGCGAGCCGAATGCATGCGCGGGCCTTGGAACAAATGGCGCGTCACATGAAACAAGCGAATTTTGGCGACACGCCAAACGACGATGACGACGATCCGTAA
- the tssA gene encoding type VI secretion system protein TssA, with amino-acid sequence MSTSKPLLDFELLLSPISPESPCGESLQWDPQFDELKQMRKSRKDPLDPSGDKEPDWGGLIALSTQLLAKRTKDLLIAGWLTEALLRTSSFAGLRDGLRLIRGFVDKFWDGLYPQPDEEDFANRAAPLLWLTQTDGGAKLPALLREISLTSASPRSDEPLINWNLWHQRRAPPQASGEKDDVYKRRVADAEKNRQTFDAAVETAPLTFYQTLLNDIDACLAEIDTLSPILDGKLGADLSPSWGKVRDSIGEIRGFVIDVLKRRGGLPADTSAVSSTETSVEEEIVAAPTGHPEVNRGRISSRADAMSRLEEAADFFSKTEPHSPVAYLVRRAIRWAGMPFEEVLGELVKDDKLVKQISETLGIVSGPTK; translated from the coding sequence ATGTCGACTTCTAAGCCCCTTCTGGACTTTGAGCTGCTGCTCTCGCCGATTTCGCCTGAAAGTCCTTGTGGGGAAAGCTTACAGTGGGATCCCCAGTTTGACGAACTCAAACAGATGAGGAAGTCGCGAAAGGATCCCCTGGACCCGAGCGGCGACAAGGAACCTGACTGGGGCGGGTTGATTGCTCTTTCGACGCAGCTCCTCGCAAAACGAACCAAAGATTTGCTCATCGCAGGTTGGTTGACCGAGGCACTGCTACGAACATCAAGCTTTGCAGGGCTGCGCGATGGCCTACGATTGATTCGCGGATTCGTCGATAAGTTCTGGGATGGACTCTATCCCCAGCCGGATGAGGAGGACTTCGCCAATCGGGCCGCGCCGCTGCTTTGGCTGACTCAAACCGATGGTGGGGCAAAACTTCCTGCACTCCTGCGTGAGATTTCGCTGACATCAGCGTCGCCGCGCTCCGACGAACCGTTGATTAACTGGAATCTGTGGCATCAGCGACGCGCTCCGCCGCAAGCCTCGGGCGAGAAAGACGATGTCTACAAGCGCCGTGTTGCCGACGCCGAAAAGAACCGGCAGACATTCGATGCGGCCGTCGAAACTGCCCCGCTCACGTTCTACCAGACGTTACTGAACGACATTGATGCGTGCCTCGCAGAAATCGACACGCTGTCACCTATACTTGATGGCAAACTCGGCGCCGATCTTTCACCCAGTTGGGGGAAAGTGCGAGATTCGATCGGAGAAATCCGTGGGTTCGTCATCGATGTGCTCAAACGCCGCGGTGGATTGCCAGCCGATACTTCGGCCGTCAGTTCCACGGAAACCTCTGTGGAGGAAGAAATTGTGGCAGCCCCAACTGGTCATCCAGAAGTCAATCGTGGTCGCATCAGCTCCCGAGCCGACGCCATGTCTCGCCTGGAAGAAGCAGCGGATTTCTTCAGCAAGACCGAACCCCACAGTCCCGTCGCTTACCTGGTACGCCGTGCGATCCGTTGGGCGGGAATGCCGTTTGAAGAAGTTCTAGGAGAACTAGTCAAAGACGATAAGTTGGTCAAACAGATCTCCGAGACGCTGGGCATCGTTTCGGGGCCGACCAAATAA
- the tssB gene encoding type VI secretion system contractile sheath small subunit: MVAKESLQKKLDRVRPPRVQIRYEVYVGNAMEMKELPFVMGVLGDFSGKPDPNKKAVPLKDRKFINIDRDSFDGVMASKDMAPRLAYSVNDTLTGKADQQLNVELKFNKMEDFTPENVAKQIPALRALLEQREALKNLSSRLEGNDKLDDLLKQVLENSELRDSLAKELGTGPTEPPQA; encoded by the coding sequence ATCGTGGCTAAAGAGAGTTTGCAAAAGAAGCTTGACCGAGTTCGTCCGCCGCGCGTGCAAATTCGTTACGAAGTTTACGTCGGTAATGCGATGGAAATGAAAGAACTTCCCTTCGTCATGGGAGTTTTGGGTGACTTTTCGGGTAAGCCCGATCCAAATAAAAAAGCCGTTCCACTCAAAGATCGAAAGTTCATTAATATCGATCGCGATAGCTTTGACGGAGTCATGGCGTCAAAGGACATGGCGCCGCGTCTGGCGTATTCGGTCAACGATACGTTGACAGGCAAAGCAGATCAGCAACTGAACGTCGAGCTGAAGTTCAACAAGATGGAGGACTTCACTCCAGAGAACGTGGCGAAGCAGATTCCGGCGCTGCGTGCGCTGCTCGAACAACGCGAAGCATTGAAGAATCTCTCTTCACGGCTCGAAGGAAACGACAAGCTCGACGACTTGTTGAAGCAAGTGCTCGAGAACAGCGAACTGCGCGATTCGCTCGCAAAGGAACTCGGGACGGGCCCGACCGAACCTCCGCAGGCGTAA
- the tssC gene encoding type VI secretion system contractile sheath large subunit has product MSNEQQAASSPAAQTTESASVLDQILNVGIRPADADEKSQAVSLIEKFVQTQLQPGMVVGKDAQRSINAWMAVIDKKISDQLNQVMHHEDFQKLEGSWRGLHYLVMQTETSTDLKIKVLNVSKKDLLKDLEQAAEFDMSALFKKVYGEEYDVFGGHPFGCLIGDYEFGRHPQDTSLLERIAEVAAAAHAPFLSAASPQMFGLETFTDIGKPRDLAKIFDSVQYAKWKSFRESDDSRYVGLTMPHTLMRLPYGKETVPVDAFDFEEDVDGRDHKKYLWGNAAYALGTRLTESFSKYGWLATIRGVEGGGLVQGLPVHTFETDDGDVAMKCPVEVAIGDRREKELSDLGFIPLLHCKNTDYAAFFGAQSCQKAKKYNTPEANANARLSTALQYLLCVSRFAHYLKAIARDKIGSFMERKDCEVWLNNWINNYTLAKPEIAGPSDKAKKPLREARIDVREDPARPGCYEAVAFLRPHFQMEELSVGLSLVAKLPESRNK; this is encoded by the coding sequence ATGTCGAATGAACAACAAGCCGCGTCCTCGCCCGCCGCTCAGACCACGGAATCGGCAAGCGTCCTCGACCAGATCTTGAATGTCGGGATTCGCCCTGCAGACGCTGATGAAAAAAGTCAGGCGGTGTCGCTGATCGAGAAATTCGTTCAGACACAGTTGCAGCCAGGAATGGTCGTCGGCAAAGACGCACAACGATCGATCAACGCCTGGATGGCAGTAATCGACAAAAAGATCTCCGATCAACTGAATCAAGTGATGCATCACGAAGATTTTCAGAAGCTCGAAGGCAGTTGGCGCGGTCTGCATTACCTGGTCATGCAAACCGAAACCAGTACGGACCTGAAGATCAAGGTTCTGAACGTCTCGAAGAAAGATCTGCTGAAAGATCTTGAACAGGCCGCCGAATTTGACATGAGCGCGTTGTTCAAGAAAGTCTACGGTGAAGAGTACGACGTCTTCGGCGGACATCCATTCGGTTGCCTGATTGGCGACTATGAATTCGGGCGTCATCCCCAGGATACGTCACTGCTGGAGCGCATCGCGGAAGTTGCCGCCGCGGCCCATGCACCGTTTCTGTCAGCAGCATCGCCGCAGATGTTCGGCTTGGAAACCTTTACTGATATCGGTAAGCCACGCGACCTGGCGAAGATTTTCGACAGCGTGCAGTACGCAAAATGGAAGTCGTTCCGTGAATCCGATGATTCGCGCTATGTCGGCCTGACCATGCCTCATACCTTGATGCGCCTTCCCTACGGCAAGGAAACCGTGCCCGTGGACGCGTTTGACTTCGAGGAAGATGTCGACGGTCGCGATCACAAGAAGTATCTGTGGGGCAACGCCGCCTACGCGTTGGGCACTCGCCTGACGGAATCATTCTCGAAGTACGGCTGGCTCGCAACAATCCGCGGGGTCGAAGGCGGCGGATTGGTTCAAGGGCTGCCGGTGCACACGTTCGAAACCGACGACGGTGACGTGGCCATGAAATGCCCCGTCGAAGTGGCCATCGGCGACCGGCGCGAGAAGGAATTAAGCGACCTGGGATTCATTCCTTTGCTGCATTGCAAGAACACGGACTACGCCGCCTTTTTCGGTGCGCAGTCGTGTCAAAAAGCGAAGAAATACAATACGCCCGAAGCCAATGCGAACGCGAGATTGTCGACGGCACTGCAGTACCTGCTATGTGTTTCTCGGTTTGCCCACTATCTCAAGGCGATCGCCCGTGACAAAATCGGCTCGTTCATGGAACGAAAAGACTGCGAAGTCTGGCTGAACAACTGGATCAACAACTACACCCTGGCCAAGCCGGAAATTGCCGGCCCCTCGGATAAGGCCAAGAAACCACTGCGCGAAGCCCGTATCGACGTTCGGGAAGACCCCGCCCGTCCAGGATGCTACGAAGCCGTCGCCTTCCTTCGTCCACATTTCCAGATGGAAGAACTCAGTGTCGGACTGTCGCTTGTCGCAAAGCTACCGGAATCTCGCAACAAATAA
- a CDS encoding Hcp family type VI secretion system effector produces the protein MAADILLEVEGITGESKIKGKEGWIDVLSISWGAANASSVHFGGGAGTAKGDTHDLSIVKRIDNASPEFFLKTMNGTHFEKATLVLRLSTGGEPLEYYKMEMEGVFVTSWNPSCGGDQHGMESVSLSFRKVTVTYTGQKDDGTKGGEVPVNWNIVTGASD, from the coding sequence ATGGCCGCTGATATCCTGCTGGAAGTCGAAGGAATTACGGGCGAATCGAAGATCAAGGGCAAAGAAGGCTGGATCGACGTTCTGAGCATCTCGTGGGGTGCCGCAAATGCCTCGTCGGTCCACTTCGGTGGCGGTGCGGGTACGGCAAAGGGTGATACCCACGATCTGTCGATCGTCAAACGAATCGACAACGCCAGCCCCGAGTTCTTCTTGAAGACCATGAACGGAACTCACTTCGAAAAGGCCACCCTCGTCCTTCGCCTGTCCACCGGTGGTGAACCACTTGAATACTACAAGATGGAAATGGAAGGGGTGTTCGTCACCAGCTGGAACCCTTCCTGCGGTGGCGATCAGCACGGAATGGAAAGCGTTTCTCTGTCCTTCCGAAAAGTGACCGTAACCTACACCGGCCAGAAAGACGACGGAACCAAGGGCGGCGAAGTTCCAGTCAACTGGAACATCGTGACAGGTGCCTCGGACTGA